Proteins from one Elgaria multicarinata webbii isolate HBS135686 ecotype San Diego chromosome 3, rElgMul1.1.pri, whole genome shotgun sequence genomic window:
- the FAM50A gene encoding protein FAM50A gives MAQYKGAASEAGRALQLMKKRERQREHMEQMRQRIAEENIMKSNIDKKFSAHYDAVEAELKSSTVGLVTLNDMKAKQEALVKEREKQLAKKEQSKELQLKLERMRERERKQEQKRKISSLSFTLEEEEDDDDNDEDDGEEEEDEEAELEREELPPKKKKLGKNPDVDTSFLPDRDREEEENRLREELRQEWEAKQEKIKSEEIEITFSYWDGSGHRRTVKMKKGNTIQQFLQKALEILRKDFSELRSAGVEQLMYIKEDLIIPHHHSFYDFIVTKARGKSGPLFNFDVHDDVRLLSDATVEKDESHAGKVVLRSWYEKNKHIFPASRWEPYDPEKKWDKYTIR, from the exons ATGGCGCAATACAAAGGTGCTGCCAGTGAGGCTGGCCGGGCACTCCAGCTgatgaagaagagagagaggcagcGTGAGCACATGGAACAAATGAGGCAGCGCATTGCTGAG GAAAACATCATGAAGTCAAACATCGACAAGAAATTCTCTGCCCATTACGACGCAGTGGAAGCTGAGCTGAAATCCAGCACcgttg GCTTGGTGACACTCAATGACATGAAGGCCAAGCAAGAGGCCCTTGTAAAGGAACGGGAGAAGCAGCTGGCAAAGAAGGAGCAGTCCAAGGAGCTGCAGCT GAAGCTGGAGCGGATGCGGGAACGGGAGCGTAAACAGGAGCAGAAGCGTAAGATCTCAAGCTTGTCCTTCaccctggaagaggaggaggacgacgacgacaacgATGAAGatgatggggaagaggaggaagacgaGGAAGCAGAGTTGGAGCGGGAAG AACTGCCCCCCAAGAAGAAGAAACTGGGGAAGAACCCCGACGTGGACACCAGCTTCCTGCCTGACCGTGACCGTGAG GAAGAAGAAAACCGCCTGCGGGAAGAGCTTCGCCAGGAGTGGGAGGCCAAGCAGGAGAAAATCAAGA GTGAAGAAATTGAAATCACTTTCAGCTACTGGGATGGCTCCGGGCACCGCCGAACTGTCAAG ATGAAGAAGGGCAACACCATTCAGCAGTTTCTACAAAAGGCCCTGGAGATTTTGCGCAAGGACTTCAGTGAACTCCG GTCAGCTGGTGTGGAGCAGCTTATGTACATCAAGGAAGATCTGATCATCCCACAC CATCACAGCTTCTATGACTTCATTGTCACCAAGGCTCGAGGGAAAAGCG GGCCGCTCTTCAATTTTGATGTACATGACGACGTTCGGCTTTTGAGCGACGCAACGGTGGAGAAAGATGAG TCCCATGCTGGCAAAGTGGTGCTTCGCAGCTGGTATGAGAAGAACAAGCACATTTTCCCTGCAAGCCGATGGGAACCCTACGATCCGGAGAAGAAATGGGACAAGTATACG ATCCGCTGA